Below is a window of Sulfitobacter sp. BSw21498 DNA.
TCAACCGGCGCGACAGCGGCGGGCATCACCATGCTGGCCGATGCCAGCAGCGCCTTTACCAAAGCAATCGGCATGGAATTCTCGGCCGAGCCCGCGGGCCTGATCTCGCGCTCCAAACGCTATGCGATGCTAGTGGATGATGGCAAGGTCACGCTGTTCCAAGCCGAAGTGCAAGCCGGCGTATGTGACATGTCGGGCGGCGAAGCGCTGCTGGACAACATGTAAACCCGCGATACGGTAAAAACGAAAAACGCAGCCTCGGGAGGCCCGGGGCTGCGTTTTTCTTTGGTAACGGTGACTGTGTCTGTGACTGGGCCTGTGACTGGCGGTTTAGCCCGCTTTGACCTCGCCCATCAGCCCGTCCATCTTACGCGCCAGCTTGGCGTCGAGCGAGCTTAGGCCGTCAACGTCATGTGTCGTCAGGGTGACGATGACCTTGTTATAGACGTTCTCCCACTCTGGGTGGTGATTCCACTTTTCGGCCCAGATCGCCGCGCGGGTCATCCAGCCGAACGCATCCGCAAAATCATTGAACTTGAATGTTTTGACGATGGCGTCGCGGTCATCCACCATGGCCCAGCCTGTGCTGAACAAGGGTGCCAATACGGTTTTGCGCGTCTCTTCGCTTAATCTTTCGCTCATTCCTGTTCCTCAACCTCGACCCTTTTGAACGGGCCGTAATCTGTCAAAATATCTATCTCTTCGTCAACGGCTGCCCGTTCCTGTACAAGATAGTCTTGAACGGCCCGCATAAAACCCTCGTCGCGCATCCAATGGAGCGACCACGTCGCCTGTGGCAGGTAACCGCGCGCCAGCTTGTGTTCACCCTGCGCCCCTGCCTCTACCGTAGAAAGACCCAGTTTGATCGCGATATCGATGGCCTGATAATAGCACAATTCAAAGTGCAGGAACGGGTGATGTTCGCTGCAGCCCCAGTAGCGCCCATAAAGCGCATCGGCACCGATAAAGTTCAGCGCCCCCGCCACCCACTCACCGTCCCGCTTGGCCAGCACCAATGCCATGTCGTCGCGCAGCTGGTCTTGGGCAATGTCGAAGAAGGCGCGCGTCAGATAAGGCGTGCCCCATTTGCGCGCGCCGGTGTCCTGATAAAAGCGCCAGAAGGCATCCCAATGTTCAGGACGCAGGTCATCGCCGGTGAACACCTCTATCTCGCCGCCGAACGCCTGCGCCTGCTGGCGTTCCTTGCGGATGTTCTTGCGCTTGCGCGAGCTGAGCGTGTCAAGGAAACCGTCGAAATCAGCGAACCCGTGATTGTGCCAATGGAACTGCTGGCTTTTGCGGGTCAACAAGCCCAGCTGCTCGGCTGCTGTCGCCTCTGCTTTGGTGCAAAAGGTGATGTGAAGCGACGACAGCCCGTTGGAATCGGTCAGCTGGACCGCCCCTTGGATCAGGGCTGCAGTGCCCGTCTCTTCGAACCCCGGCCGCGTAAGGAACCGGCGGCCCGTAGCGGGGGTGTGGGGCACGGCGATCTGCAGCTTGGGGTAATAGCGCCCGCCGGCGCGTTCGAACGCATGGGCCCAGCTGTGATCAAAGATGTATTCCCCCTGACTATGCGCTTTGGCGTACATCGGGGCGACCGCGATGACCTGCCCGTCGATAACGGCACTGAGGTACTGGGGCTGCCAGCCTGTGCCGGGGCCGACACTGCCGCTTTCCTCTAGCGCCGACAGGAGGCGATAGGTGGTGAAAGGGTCCGCAGGGCGCCCCCCTGCTGCGACCTCGGGGCAGGCACATGCATCCCACGCGTCCTGACCAATCTGCGCGATGCCCGAAGCAATTCTGATTTCGACGTCGCGCGCGTTCATTCTGGGTGTCCCGTTGTCATAGTCCTTATCTGTGGCCAAAGCCGGACGGTTCAACCTTGCAGCGGCGCGTCATAGCCTTCGAAGGTGATATTATGCGCAAATTCGCGCGCGCCGTTTTCGACCGATAGACTGCGCACCGTCCAGCAGCAGATCATGGCACCTGCCTCGCGCAGCTCTGCCACGCGGGGGCGGGGCAGATCATCGACCTCGTGGCTGATAAAACAGGCCCCTGTGCGGTCGTAATCAGGGATCTCGCGCAGGTGGTCACAGGTGGCTTTGGGCAGCGGCCATTCGACATAGCGATAGGCGCTGGTCACCAAACCGCGCGGCAGATCCGGCAGCAGGTCAGCCATGCGCGCAACGCTGTTGGGGTTGAACGACATGACGGCGACATCACCACCGTAGCCCCGCAGCGCATCTGCTGTCGCTTGCTCTAACGGGCCGATATCCTTGCCCATGGCACCGTCCTGATCCTTGATCTCGATCAGCAGGGGCACGCGCCCCGCGACCAGCGCCAGTACCTGCGGCAAGGTGGGAATGGTGTCGCTGCCGCCCGTCAGCGCAATCTGGCACAGGTCATCGGCATCGAACTGCCGGAGGGCTCCGGTCTGGGCCGTCAGACGGTCAAGCGCGTAATCATGAAACACCAGCGCCACACCGTCGCGCGACAGCTGCACGTCAAGTTCGATCCCATATCCGCGATCCATCGCTGCCTGAAACGCGGCAAAGCTGTTTTCGGGCCGTCCGGCATCGCGGTGATGAAAACCGCGATGCGCTATAGGGATCGTATAGAACGCCTCGGGTAGGGTCATTCGATTTCAAAGATGCCTTCGATTTCGACCGCGACACCCAGTGGCAGGGACGCTGCAGAGACTGCCGACCGTGCATGACGGCCCGCGTCGCCCAAGGCTTCGACCAGAAAATCAGAGGCACCGTTGACCACTTTGGGCTGGTCGGTGAAATCGGCGGTGGAATTCACAAACGCCGTCAGCTTGACCACCCGCTTGAGCCGCTCGATATCGCCACCACAGGCCGCTTGGACTTGCGCCAGCAAGCTGATCGCGCATGTCTTGGCCGCTTCGGCACCAGCAGCCACGTCCATATCTGCACCCAGTTTGCCCATGATGAACCCGTCCGGCCCGTTCGAGATCTGCCCCGACACGTAGACCGTGTTTCCCGTGACCACAAAGGGCACATAGTTCGCCGCGGGGGCCGGTGCGTCAGGCAGGGTAACGCCAAGATCGTTCAAACGGCTGGTGATGCTCATGGGAGGCTTCCTTGAAATGAGTGGTCGTTGGCGGGACGATAGCGCTGCGATACGCAAACGAAAAGGGCCAAGAGGGACGAACGGCAACACCTGCCAGCAACACGGGGGCGACCAAGGAGACTCATGTTGCGTATTTCAGGTACCCTGCGCATAACAAATCATGTTTTTCACGTGTTTTCGGGATTTTTACCATGATTAAGGCCACGACCCTCTCCACATCGCTGCGCGCCCTTGCGGGTGTCACTTTGGTTGCGGGCCTTGCGGCCTGTAGCGGTGCCTCGCGCACCCAGCCTGCCGGGATCAATGACCCGCACGAGCCCAGCAACCGCAAGATACATGCGCTCAATCAAAAGATCAGCGGCTCTGGCAAACCGAACCGCGTGGCGGCTGCGGTCCCGACCGAGTTCCAGTCTGTCATTCACAACGTGTCTGAAAACCTGTCGATGCCACAGGCCGCCGTGAACAGCGCCTTGCAAGCCGACTTTGCGGGCTTCGGTTTGGCGACATACCGCTTTTTGGTGAACAGCACGCTGGGTATGGGTGGCCTCTTTGACGTGGCAAGCGACTTCAAAGTGCCCGAGCATGATACGGATTTTGGCGAAACGCTGTATGTCTGGGGTGTGGGCGAAGGCCCCTACTACGAACTGCCGGTGCTTGGCCCGTCGACCCGCCGTGACACAGCCGGTCGCATGGTGGATCTGTTCACCAACCCACTGTCCTATACGCTCGATAGCCCCGAGAAATACGTAGGCACCGTCACCGGCTATGCCGATAGCGTGTTCGAAAAGAACCGCCGTATCGTGAATGGCCAGCAGGTGCCTATTTCGGCCGCGGGCGACAGCTATGCCCAAGCGCGCCAAGAGTATCTGCAACAGCGCCGCGCAGATCTGGCCCGTCCCACCAGCATCGCCGCCACGACCGGCCCGCGCAGCACCAACTAGGGTAGCTCTCTGCGGGGGGGCGCTCGGGCTGAAAGCCAGTGCTAGCCGCCAAGCCGTATTATAGAATCAAGAAGGGAGGCCGGATCGTTCCGGCCTCCCTTCTTTCGTTTCAGTGTCCCCTAAAGCGAGGCGCGTGCCCGTTACCCGCCAAAGATATCGCGGAGCACCCTGTCGATGACCCCCAGCGGGTTGTCTTGACGCGGTAGGCGCTGCGGCTGCTGCGGTTGTTGGGGCTGTTGTGGTTGCGGCGGCGGTGCCTGAACCACGGGCGGTTCGGGCACAATCATCGGCAGCGGCGTGTTGGGCAAACCGTCATGCACCCGCACCATGACCTGCTTCCAGATCTCGGTCGGCAACCCGCCTCCCGATACCCCTGTCAAAGGCGTGTTGTCGTCATACCCCATCCAGACACCGGCCACGTAATCAGCCGAAAAGCCGATGAACCACGCATCACGGTTGGCCTGTGTCGTACCCGTTTTACCGGCCAGCTCGCGCCCACCGAACTGTGCGCGCTGACCGGTGCCGGAGGACACGACTTTTTCCATCATATAGACCAGCTTCAGGGCGGCATCTTCTTGAATGACCCGCTCACCGATACCACCGCCGGTACCCATCACCGGTTCGGTATCCCCCTGCAACGTCAGATCAAGCAAACCGTAAGGTTTGACCGACGACCCGCCGTTCAGGATGCCCGCATAAGCCCCCGTCATCTCGAGCAGCGTGCTTTCGGAGGCGCCAAGCGCCAGTGCCGGACCGGCAGCAAGATCGCTTTTGATCCCGAATTGCTCTGCCACTTCGCTGACCAGATCGCGCCCGACGCTTTCGGATACTTTGACTGCCGGAATGTTAAGCGAATCCTTCAGGGCGTCGGTCAACGTCACATTCCCCTTGAACCTGTTGGTATAGTTCTTGGGACACCACTCGCCCGACCCGGGGATGTTCAAACAATATGGCGCGTCCTCAATCAGATCGTTGGGCGAATACCCCAGATCCAAGGCGGCGGCGTAGATAAAGGGTTTGAACGCGGACCCGGTCTGGCGCATCGCTTGGGTGGCGCGGTTAAAGGCACCCGCAACCTTGGTCTTGCGCCCGCCAACCATACCGCGCACGGCACCATCTGCAGACATGATCACCACAGCGGCCTGTGCCTTGGACCCGTCACGCACCTGATTTTCAAAAACCCAGCTGAGCCCCTCTTCGGCGGCGCGTTGGATCTTCTGGTCCAGCGTGGTTTTGATCACCACATCTTCGGTGGTGTTGCGGGTAAAGAACTCGGGGCCCGACGACATCACCCAATCAGCGAAATACCCGCCCGCTTCGGCCTCCGCGGCCTCTGACAGCTCTGCGGGGTTGGCGATGGCGTTATCCGCCTCGGCCTTACTCAGATAGCCCTGATCTTCCATCAAACGGATCACGGTGGCCGCGCGGCTTTGGGAACGATCAAGGTTATTGGTGGGTGACAGTGTGGTCGGGGCCGTCAACAGCCCCGCAAGCATCGCACCCTCGGCAGGCTTCAACGCCGCCGCCGGTTTGCCAAAGAAACGCTGTGCGGCAGCTTCGGCCCCGAACGCACCGCCGCCCATATAGGCCCTGTTCAGATAGATAGAGAGGATGTCATTCTTGGAGTACTTTGTCTCCATCGCCATGGAAAACAGCGCCTCTTTGCCCTTGCGCGACAGTGAGGACCGGCGGCATTCGGATTCGTATTCCTTTTCCGTTTGCCCCGATGTGGCATCATAGGGTTCACCCAGACACAGCAGCTTGGCGACCTGTTGCGTGATCGTCGACCCGCCGTGGCCCGACAACGGCCCGCGCCCTTCGCTCAGGTTGATCTTGACCGCAGACGCGATGCCGCGCGGACTGATACCAAAGTGCTTGTAGAACCGTTTGTCTTCGGTTGCGATGACCGCGTTTTTCAACGCAGGCGATACGCTTTCGGCGGTCACGATCCCGCCGAACTGATCGCCACGCCACGCAAAGACATCACCATAGCGATCCTTGAGCGTGACAGACCCGCGGGCGCGCCCGTCCAACAACGCCTCGAGCGGGGGCAGCGTGGTGTAGAAATAGCCAACAGCAAGCGCGACCATCAGCACCGCGACAGCCGTCACACGCCAGATGATCGTCCAGATCAAACGGAACACCCACCGCACCAACGCGGCCAGCCAACCGATCGGCCCCTTGGGGCGCGCGGGGGCGCGCCGCGCGGGCTTACGTTTGGCGGAGGCCTTTTTCGCAACGGGTTTGCGGGGCGGATTGCCGCCTTTGCCCGCGGTGCGCTTGTCGGCAACCAAGGGCCGCTTCCGTTTGGATGAATCACTCATATGCTGCTCACTGAACCGTTCTTTTTTTCGCACTCTATCCTGCAGAACGCGGTTTGTTTAGCGTCGACGCCACTTTGCGCCACCTAATTAACGCCCAATAATAAGGCACCCTCCTTCGGGATGCCCAATATTTACGCAATCACACCCTCTACCAGAGGGACTAAGCGCGATGAACCCTTCCTTCAAGGGCCACCGGCCGGTCTTTTGTTCAAGGCATACCGCAGGAGATACCTGCCATCTGGAAGAGGGATTATAGGTGAAACTCATTATCGCAACAATCAAGCCATTCAAGCTCGAGGAAGTGCGTGAAGCACTGACCGAAGCGGGCGTGCGCGGCCTGATGGTGACCGAGATCAAGGGCTTTGGTGCCCAGTCCGGCCACACCGAAATTTACCGCGGCGCAGAATATGTCGTGAACTTCGTGCCCAAGGTGAAGCTCGAGCTGGTGGTCGCAGACGCGCTGGCCGACCAGATGGTCGAGACAATCACCCGCACCGCGCATACCGGCAAAATCGGCGACGGCAAAATCTTTGTGCTCGACGTTGAACAGGCCGTGCGCGTGCGCACTGGCGAAACCGGCGAAGACGCCATCTGACCCCCACGTCCGAGGAATTGACGACATGACATCACGACTTCTTATCCCCCTTGCCGCCGCAGCCACGCTGCTGCCGTCCTTGGGTTTCGCGCAGGAGGCCGAGTATGCAACCGCGGCTGACACTGCTTTCATCTTCAACACGATCCTTTTCCTGATCGGCGGCTTCCTGGTGTTCTGGATGGCAGCGGGTTTTGCCATGCTCGAAGCGGGTCTGGTGCGATCCAAGAACGTGACCACACAGCTGACCAAGAACATCGCGCTGTTTGCGCTGGCGGCCATTCTGTACTGGCTGGTGGGCTATAACATCATGTACCCCGGTGACGCATGGATCATTCCCGGCGTATTCGGCACCTTTGCCACCAAAGACATCAAGACGGCGATCGATGCGGGCGGCTATTCCAACGCGTCCGACTTCTTCTTCCAGTTGATGTTCTGCGCGACCACCGCGTCCATCGTTTCGGGCACCTTGGCCGAGCGTATCAAGCTGTGGCCCTTCCTGATCTTCACCGTTGTGCTGACCGGCTTTATCTATCCGATCGAAGCAAGCTGGCAGTGGGGCGCAGGCTGGTTGTCTGACGCGGGCTTCAGCGACTTTGCGGGCTCGACTTTGGTGCACGCAGCTGGCGGCTTTGCGGCGCTGGCAGGGGTGCTGGTTCTTGGCCCTCGTATCGGCAAGTACAAAGATGGCCGTGTGATCCCGATGCAGGGTTCGAACCTGCCACTCGCCACTTTGGGTACGTTCATCCTGTGGCTGGGTTGGTTCGGCTTTAACGGCGGCTCGCAGTTGGCCATGGGAACGATGATCGACGCCGACGCTGTTGCGCAGATCTTTGCCAACACCAACATGGCCGCAGCTGCGGGTGCCATTGCCGCGCTGGTCCTGACGCAGATGCTGTACAAAAAGCCCGACCTGACAATGGTCCTGAACGGCGCGCTTGCCGGTCTGGTGTCCATCACGGCTGGTCCGCTTGACCCGACCCTGTTTGGTGCGCTTTGGATTGGTGCTGTCGGTGGTGCGATCGTGGTCTTCGCAGTGCCCTTCCTTGACAAGCTCAAGATCGATGACGTGGTCGGTGCGATCCCGGTTCACCTGATGGCGGGTTTCTGGGGCACTTTGGTCGTGCCGGTTTACACCGAAGGGACATCCTTTGTGACACAGATCATCGGCTTTGCCTCGATCGGTGCCTTTGTCTTCATCGTGTCGCTGATCGTCTGGATGATCCTGAAAGCCACCACCGGCATCCGCGTGAGCGAAGAAGCAGAGATCGTTGGCCTTGATGTGTCCGAACTGGGCATGGAAGCCTATCCCGAGTTCTCGAAAAGCTAAGGCCTAAATCACTGCAGGCAGGCAGGTGCCCGGGCGTTCGCGCCCGGGTTTTTCTATGGGTCGAGGCTGCGTGTGACCCGCTGTGCGCTTAAACAAAAACCGCCGCGCTGAGGTATCAGCGCGGCGGTTAGAGTATTTTTAAAAGGGTGAAGCAGCGGTTAGATGCCGACCTCGATGATCGCTTTGGCGAGGATCGGTACGGTTTCAGCGTTCAGGCCGGCGATGTTCATGCGGCTGTCGCTCACCATATAGATGCCGTGGTCTTCGCGCAGCTTGTCGACCATTTCAGACGTGGTCCCAAGGCGCGAGAACATGCCGCGGTGTTCGGCGAGAAAGCCAAAGCGGTCCGAGCCGGACAGACGCTGAAGCTCGCTTGCGAGTTGGGTGCGCAGGCCCAGCATGGTGTTCCGGATGTCTTCGAGTTCTGCCATCCAGTCGCTGCGCAAGGCATCGTCGTTCAGGATGGTGGTGACGATGCGAGCACCGTGATCTGGCGGGAAGCTGAAGTTCTGGCGGTTGAGAAAGGCCAGCGTGCCCTGGTTCAACTTTTGCGCCGAAGTGTCCGCCGAAAGCGCCATTAGGATGCCGGTGCGTTCACGGTAGATCCCGAAGTTCTTGGAGCAGCTTGCCGCGATCAGACACTCCGGCACCGCTGCCGCGACCTTGCGCGTGGCCGCCGCATCAGCGTCCAGCCCGTCGCCAAAGCCCTGATAGGCGATGTCGATCATCGGGGTGGCACCGGTGTCTTGCAGAACCTTGATCACCGCATCCCACTGCGATGCGTTCAGGTTGGCACCGGTCGGGTTGTGGCAGCAACCGTGCAACAAGACCACATCGCCTTTTTGCGCGGTCTTGAGGTCGGCGATCATGCCATCGAAATCAACGCCACGGGTGTCGTCGTCGAAATAACGATATGGCACCATCTCCATCCCCAGATACTTGAGGATCGACAGGTGGTTCGGCCATGTCGGGTTGGACACAAAGACCCGTGCGTTCGGGCGGGCCATCTGGATTAGCTCAAACGCCTGGCGGATCGCGCCGGTACCGCCCGGCGTCGCAGCCGCAGCCACCTGGGCGCGGGGGACCGCATCGCCAAGCACCATCCGCACCATCGCATCACCGAAAGCAGGATCGCCCGCCAGACCGGTATAGGCCTTGCTGTTCTGGGTTTCCCACAGCTGATGTTCGGCCGCTTTTACCGCGCGCATGACGGGCGTCAGCCCCGTGGCATCTTTGTACACGCCCACACCAAGGTCGATCTTGGTGTCGCGGGGGTCGTCCTTGTACATCTGCATCAAGGCAAGGATTTTATCGGCGGGCTGCGCCTGTAGGGTTTCGAACATTATGCGTCTCCGGTCGCAACGGGCACGGTGGGAAACATCCCCCATTCTGCCCAAGATCCATCGTAAAGGGACCAATCGGTGTGGCCCATCCGTTCCAATGCCAACGCTAGTATGGCGGCAGTGATGCCCGACCCGCAGGTGGTGATCACGGGCTGCGACAGGTCGATCCCTGCTGCCTCGAATGCAGCCTTGGTCTCGGCTACGGATTTTAGTGTTTTGTCGTCGTTCAGCAGCTCTGTGTAGGGCAGGTTGCGCGAACCGGGGATGTGACCTGCACGCAAACCTTCGCGTGGTTCGGGGGCCTCGCCGCGGAAGCGGGCGGCTGCGCGGGCATCAACGATTTGTGGTGCCTTGAGTTTCGAAGCTTGTGCCACCTGTGTCACGTCGCGCACCAGCTGGTTCTGGAACCGCACGGTCATGTGACGGTCGCGCGGGATCGGCGGCATGTCTTCGGTCGGGCGGCCTTCGGCGACCCATTTGGGCAAGCCACCGTCCAGCACGGCCACATTTTCCTGCCCCATCAAGCGAAACAGCCACCACACGCGCGCAGCAGACAACAGCCCTGACCCGTCATAGATCACCACCTGATGCCCGTCGCCCACACCCAAAGCACGCATCCGCGACATGAACTTTTCCGCAGGCGGTGCCATATGCGGCATGTCCGACCGCGCATCCGAGATTTCATCGATGTCAAAGAAGCGGGCACCGGGAATATGCGCTTGGTTGTATTCGGCTTTGGGGTCACGGCCCGCATCGGGCAAATACCAAGATGCGTCCAGCAAGCGCAGGTCCGGATCCTTAAGGTGCTGCGCCAGCCAATCGGTTGAAACAAGCGTTTTCGGATTGTCAGCCATGGGTCCAC
It encodes the following:
- a CDS encoding 4a-hydroxytetrahydrobiopterin dehydratase, yielding MSERLSEETRKTVLAPLFSTGWAMVDDRDAIVKTFKFNDFADAFGWMTRAAIWAEKWNHHPEWENVYNKVIVTLTTHDVDGLSSLDAKLARKMDGLMGEVKAG
- a CDS encoding GNAT family N-acetyltransferase, which produces MNARDVEIRIASGIAQIGQDAWDACACPEVAAGGRPADPFTTYRLLSALEESGSVGPGTGWQPQYLSAVIDGQVIAVAPMYAKAHSQGEYIFDHSWAHAFERAGGRYYPKLQIAVPHTPATGRRFLTRPGFEETGTAALIQGAVQLTDSNGLSSLHITFCTKAEATAAEQLGLLTRKSQQFHWHNHGFADFDGFLDTLSSRKRKNIRKERQQAQAFGGEIEVFTGDDLRPEHWDAFWRFYQDTGARKWGTPYLTRAFFDIAQDQLRDDMALVLAKRDGEWVAGALNFIGADALYGRYWGCSEHHPFLHFELCYYQAIDIAIKLGLSTVEAGAQGEHKLARGYLPQATWSLHWMRDEGFMRAVQDYLVQERAAVDEEIDILTDYGPFKRVEVEEQE
- a CDS encoding glycerophosphodiester phosphodiesterase family protein: MTLPEAFYTIPIAHRGFHHRDAGRPENSFAAFQAAMDRGYGIELDVQLSRDGVALVFHDYALDRLTAQTGALRQFDADDLCQIALTGGSDTIPTLPQVLALVAGRVPLLIEIKDQDGAMGKDIGPLEQATADALRGYGGDVAVMSFNPNSVARMADLLPDLPRGLVTSAYRYVEWPLPKATCDHLREIPDYDRTGACFISHEVDDLPRPRVAELREAGAMICCWTVRSLSVENGAREFAHNITFEGYDAPLQG
- a CDS encoding RidA family protein; this translates as MSITSRLNDLGVTLPDAPAPAANYVPFVVTGNTVYVSGQISNGPDGFIMGKLGADMDVAAGAEAAKTCAISLLAQVQAACGGDIERLKRVVKLTAFVNSTADFTDQPKVVNGASDFLVEALGDAGRHARSAVSAASLPLGVAVEIEGIFEIE
- a CDS encoding MlaA family lipoprotein, whose protein sequence is MIKATTLSTSLRALAGVTLVAGLAACSGASRTQPAGINDPHEPSNRKIHALNQKISGSGKPNRVAAAVPTEFQSVIHNVSENLSMPQAAVNSALQADFAGFGLATYRFLVNSTLGMGGLFDVASDFKVPEHDTDFGETLYVWGVGEGPYYELPVLGPSTRRDTAGRMVDLFTNPLSYTLDSPEKYVGTVTGYADSVFEKNRRIVNGQQVPISAAGDSYAQARQEYLQQRRADLARPTSIAATTGPRSTN
- a CDS encoding transglycosylase domain-containing protein; this translates as MSDSSKRKRPLVADKRTAGKGGNPPRKPVAKKASAKRKPARRAPARPKGPIGWLAALVRWVFRLIWTIIWRVTAVAVLMVALAVGYFYTTLPPLEALLDGRARGSVTLKDRYGDVFAWRGDQFGGIVTAESVSPALKNAVIATEDKRFYKHFGISPRGIASAVKINLSEGRGPLSGHGGSTITQQVAKLLCLGEPYDATSGQTEKEYESECRRSSLSRKGKEALFSMAMETKYSKNDILSIYLNRAYMGGGAFGAEAAAQRFFGKPAAALKPAEGAMLAGLLTAPTTLSPTNNLDRSQSRAATVIRLMEDQGYLSKAEADNAIANPAELSEAAEAEAGGYFADWVMSSGPEFFTRNTTEDVVIKTTLDQKIQRAAEEGLSWVFENQVRDGSKAQAAVVIMSADGAVRGMVGGRKTKVAGAFNRATQAMRQTGSAFKPFIYAAALDLGYSPNDLIEDAPYCLNIPGSGEWCPKNYTNRFKGNVTLTDALKDSLNIPAVKVSESVGRDLVSEVAEQFGIKSDLAAGPALALGASESTLLEMTGAYAGILNGGSSVKPYGLLDLTLQGDTEPVMGTGGGIGERVIQEDAALKLVYMMEKVVSSGTGQRAQFGGRELAGKTGTTQANRDAWFIGFSADYVAGVWMGYDDNTPLTGVSGGGLPTEIWKQVMVRVHDGLPNTPLPMIVPEPPVVQAPPPQPQQPQQPQQPQRLPRQDNPLGVIDRVLRDIFGG
- a CDS encoding P-II family nitrogen regulator gives rise to the protein MKLIIATIKPFKLEEVREALTEAGVRGLMVTEIKGFGAQSGHTEIYRGAEYVVNFVPKVKLELVVADALADQMVETITRTAHTGKIGDGKIFVLDVEQAVRVRTGETGEDAI
- a CDS encoding ammonium transporter; protein product: MTSRLLIPLAAAATLLPSLGFAQEAEYATAADTAFIFNTILFLIGGFLVFWMAAGFAMLEAGLVRSKNVTTQLTKNIALFALAAILYWLVGYNIMYPGDAWIIPGVFGTFATKDIKTAIDAGGYSNASDFFFQLMFCATTASIVSGTLAERIKLWPFLIFTVVLTGFIYPIEASWQWGAGWLSDAGFSDFAGSTLVHAAGGFAALAGVLVLGPRIGKYKDGRVIPMQGSNLPLATLGTFILWLGWFGFNGGSQLAMGTMIDADAVAQIFANTNMAAAAGAIAALVLTQMLYKKPDLTMVLNGALAGLVSITAGPLDPTLFGALWIGAVGGAIVVFAVPFLDKLKIDDVVGAIPVHLMAGFWGTLVVPVYTEGTSFVTQIIGFASIGAFVFIVSLIVWMILKATTGIRVSEEAEIVGLDVSELGMEAYPEFSKS
- a CDS encoding amino acid aminotransferase, with product MFETLQAQPADKILALMQMYKDDPRDTKIDLGVGVYKDATGLTPVMRAVKAAEHQLWETQNSKAYTGLAGDPAFGDAMVRMVLGDAVPRAQVAAAATPGGTGAIRQAFELIQMARPNARVFVSNPTWPNHLSILKYLGMEMVPYRYFDDDTRGVDFDGMIADLKTAQKGDVVLLHGCCHNPTGANLNASQWDAVIKVLQDTGATPMIDIAYQGFGDGLDADAAATRKVAAAVPECLIAASCSKNFGIYRERTGILMALSADTSAQKLNQGTLAFLNRQNFSFPPDHGARIVTTILNDDALRSDWMAELEDIRNTMLGLRTQLASELQRLSGSDRFGFLAEHRGMFSRLGTTSEMVDKLREDHGIYMVSDSRMNIAGLNAETVPILAKAIIEVGI
- the sseA gene encoding 3-mercaptopyruvate sulfurtransferase, which gives rise to MADNPKTLVSTDWLAQHLKDPDLRLLDASWYLPDAGRDPKAEYNQAHIPGARFFDIDEISDARSDMPHMAPPAEKFMSRMRALGVGDGHQVVIYDGSGLLSAARVWWLFRLMGQENVAVLDGGLPKWVAEGRPTEDMPPIPRDRHMTVRFQNQLVRDVTQVAQASKLKAPQIVDARAAARFRGEAPEPREGLRAGHIPGSRNLPYTELLNDDKTLKSVAETKAAFEAAGIDLSQPVITTCGSGITAAILALALERMGHTDWSLYDGSWAEWGMFPTVPVATGDA